From one Staphylococcus kloosii genomic stretch:
- a CDS encoding PTS sugar transporter subunit IIA, which produces MVSFKESIINEQSIWLNQDAENWEEAVTIATAPLLQSGAITTNYVEAIIQNTKKYGPYYLLMDGMAMPHARPEDGVNRDAFSLVIFNKPIDFGDHKRASVFVVLAATSSDIHTSIAIPQIVSVFEIDNIIDKLTTATSVEEIIAHIDKADMSEYIS; this is translated from the coding sequence ATGGTGTCATTTAAAGAAAGTATTATTAATGAACAATCTATTTGGTTAAATCAAGATGCTGAAAATTGGGAAGAAGCTGTGACAATAGCTACTGCACCGTTATTGCAAAGTGGAGCTATAACAACAAATTATGTAGAGGCTATTATTCAAAATACTAAAAAATATGGGCCTTATTATTTATTGATGGATGGCATGGCAATGCCACATGCAAGGCCAGAAGATGGTGTGAACCGAGACGCTTTTAGTCTCGTGATATTTAATAAACCTATAGATTTCGGAGATCATAAACGTGCGAGTGTATTTGTAGTCTTAGCCGCGACATCATCTGATATTCATACGAGTATTGCGATACCACAAATAGTTAGTGTATTCGAAATTGACAATATCATTGATAAGCTAACAACAGCGACGTCTGTAGAAGAAATCATAGCGCATATTGATAAAGCAGATATGAGTGAATACATTTCGTAA
- the xpt gene encoding xanthine phosphoribosyltransferase: MDLLKQRVKEDGVVIDERILKVDGFLNHQIDAQLMHEIGNTFHEQFKNEGVTKVLTIEASGIAPAIMTALHFNVPCLFAKKAKPSTLTKDVYHADIHSFTKNNTSTVIVSDEFLSEDDRVLIIDDFLANGDASLGLNEIVQQAQATTVGIGIVVEKSFQQGRKRLEDSGLNVSSLCKVASLKGNNVTFVDETVSEEV, encoded by the coding sequence GTGGATTTGTTGAAACAAAGAGTTAAAGAAGATGGCGTGGTCATTGATGAAAGGATTTTAAAAGTAGATGGCTTTTTAAATCATCAAATTGATGCGCAACTTATGCATGAAATTGGTAACACTTTTCATGAACAATTTAAAAATGAAGGTGTTACGAAAGTATTAACTATTGAAGCATCGGGCATAGCTCCAGCGATTATGACTGCACTACATTTTAATGTACCTTGTTTGTTTGCTAAAAAGGCAAAACCAAGTACATTAACAAAAGATGTTTATCATGCAGATATACACTCATTTACTAAAAACAATACGAGTACTGTCATCGTGTCAGATGAATTTCTATCTGAAGATGATCGTGTGCTTATCATTGATGACTTTTTAGCAAACGGTGATGCTTCATTAGGACTTAACGAAATTGTTCAACAAGCTCAGGCGACGACGGTCGGTATTGGCATCGTAGTCGAAAAGAGTTTTCAACAAGGTAGGAAACGACTAGAGGACTCAGGATTAAATGTATCTTCTCTATGTAAGGTTGCCTCTTTAAAAGGAAACAATGTCACATTCGTCGATGAAACAGTAAGCGAGGAAGTATGA
- a CDS encoding general stress protein — protein MAEFKVVNGTDELYEAIKQKRAEGYHDYELSVISKKKLHLDDLHDSEINLTATTGGISDMAAKLLTGEDTEAAVLAHYSMPEDQEEHYKNELHDGKYILAISKDESSHDEVQNYNAAYATEGENDNQSNVVGNHYSEQSEGPKS, from the coding sequence ATGGCTGAATTTAAAGTTGTAAATGGTACAGATGAATTATATGAAGCAATTAAACAAAAAAGAGCTGAAGGGTATCATGATTACGAATTGTCTGTAATTAGTAAGAAAAAATTACATTTAGATGATTTACATGACTCTGAAATCAATTTAACAGCAACAACAGGTGGCATAAGTGATATGGCAGCTAAATTACTTACCGGTGAAGATACTGAAGCAGCTGTGCTTGCACATTACAGCATGCCTGAAGACCAAGAGGAACATTATAAAAATGAACTCCACGACGGCAAATATATTTTAGCTATATCTAAAGACGAATCGTCACATGATGAAGTACAAAACTATAACGCTGCTTATGCCACTGAAGGCGAAAATGATAACCAAAGTAACGTTGTTGGTAATCATTATTCTGAGCAATCAGAAGGGCCAAAATCTTAA
- a CDS encoding DUF4870 domain-containing protein, whose protein sequence is MDNKTSQANVQSGKVLAALCYFSIFFAPLILPIIVWILSDKPTSSHAAKSLIYHIITYLCPFILVISASLGTGALSTQSTWQAVVLIIIAIVLVVITIWYTIKNIYRGIKVLLSDESYFRP, encoded by the coding sequence ATGGATAATAAAACTTCTCAAGCAAATGTTCAAAGCGGTAAAGTACTTGCAGCTTTATGTTACTTTAGTATATTTTTCGCACCACTCATCTTACCTATTATTGTATGGATATTGTCAGACAAACCTACGTCATCACATGCAGCAAAATCTTTGATATACCATATCATTACTTATCTATGCCCCTTTATTTTAGTTATTAGCGCAAGCCTGGGTACGGGTGCCTTATCAACTCAATCAACTTGGCAAGCAGTTGTACTAATTATTATAGCCATCGTACTTGTCGTGATTACAATTTGGTACACCATTAAAAATATTTATCGAGGCATTAAAGTATTACTATCAGACGAAAGTTATTTTAGACCATAG
- a CDS encoding 3-keto-L-gulonate-6-phosphate decarboxylase UlaD, which translates to MTKPLLQIALDNQTIDSATSTLKSLGNEVDILEVGTILCLQEGRHAIETVRSLYKDKIILADTKCADAGKIVAQNCKDAGANWMTVICCATIETMIAAKNVMDDIQVELYGDWTFEQAQQWFDNDIKQVVYHQSRDALLAGKKWSEEDLNKIQRLIDLGFKVSVTGGLELDTVKLFQGLDIYAFIAGRNLREAEDPAYAARAFKEEITKVFES; encoded by the coding sequence ATGACTAAACCATTATTACAAATTGCTTTAGACAATCAAACTATTGATAGCGCGACTAGCACTTTAAAATCATTAGGTAACGAAGTGGACATTTTAGAAGTAGGGACAATATTATGTTTACAAGAAGGTAGACATGCGATCGAAACAGTTAGGTCATTATATAAAGATAAAATAATATTAGCAGATACTAAATGTGCAGATGCGGGGAAAATAGTCGCTCAAAATTGTAAAGATGCGGGCGCCAACTGGATGACGGTAATTTGTTGTGCCACGATAGAAACAATGATTGCTGCAAAAAATGTGATGGACGATATTCAAGTAGAGTTATACGGGGATTGGACCTTTGAACAGGCGCAACAATGGTTTGATAACGATATAAAACAAGTAGTATATCATCAAAGTCGTGATGCACTTTTAGCAGGTAAAAAGTGGTCAGAAGAAGATTTAAATAAGATTCAACGGCTAATTGATTTAGGATTTAAAGTTTCAGTTACAGGTGGCTTAGAACTGGATACAGTGAAATTGTTTCAAGGCTTAGATATATATGCATTTATTGCCGGACGTAATCTTAGAGAGGCTGAAGATCCTGCTTATGCTGCGCGTGCTTTTAAAGAAGAAATTACAAAGGTATTTGAATCATGA
- a CDS encoding aminoacyltransferase: protein MNFTTLKPAEYSEFVNNNFVHYTQSIAHYNYRQDNGGCVHLVGVKNGEEVLAACLITEARALRILKYFYTHRGPVLDFNNQALVTCFFEGLKKYVKQHRGLFILVDPYVIENIRNPEGDIITSYDNKQLFKELNRLGYKHQGYSIGYSQLSQIRWLSVLNIQQKNDEALLQEMQYQTRRNIKKTIEMGVQVRTLDISETDKFFKLFQMAEEKHGFKFRDQRYFEEMQQMYSQNSMIKLAYIDLEKYITKLKQNEAQLTLEILELEKAMTITPNSKKKKTKLTQLQQQRNNQLKKIKEFEKLQQQEGNILHLAAAYYIYTKDEVYYLSSGSNPKYNFFKGAYSLQWDMINFAINHRIPRYNFYGITGDFSAEAEDYGVQQFKKGFNTQVEEYIGDFVLPVNKLLYKLFTLKQQEK from the coding sequence ATGAATTTTACAACATTGAAACCGGCAGAATATAGTGAGTTTGTTAATAACAATTTTGTGCACTATACACAGTCAATTGCACATTATAATTATCGTCAAGACAATGGAGGGTGTGTACATCTTGTAGGTGTTAAAAATGGTGAAGAAGTGTTAGCTGCTTGTTTAATTACTGAAGCTCGAGCGCTTAGAATTTTAAAATACTTTTATACGCATAGAGGACCGGTATTAGATTTTAATAATCAAGCGTTAGTGACATGCTTTTTTGAAGGTCTTAAAAAGTACGTGAAACAGCATAGAGGATTATTTATATTAGTCGATCCATATGTTATTGAAAATATTAGAAATCCGGAAGGGGACATAATAACATCATATGATAATAAACAATTGTTTAAGGAACTTAATCGACTAGGCTATAAACATCAAGGTTATAGTATTGGTTATTCGCAATTAAGTCAAATCAGATGGTTGTCTGTATTAAATATTCAACAAAAGAACGATGAAGCATTATTACAAGAAATGCAGTACCAGACTAGAAGGAATATAAAAAAGACAATTGAAATGGGCGTGCAAGTGAGGACGTTAGATATTAGTGAAACTGATAAGTTTTTTAAATTATTTCAAATGGCCGAAGAAAAGCATGGTTTTAAATTCAGAGATCAACGATATTTTGAAGAAATGCAGCAAATGTATTCTCAAAACTCAATGATTAAATTAGCATATATAGATTTAGAAAAATATATAACAAAATTAAAGCAAAACGAGGCGCAATTAACATTAGAAATATTAGAACTTGAAAAAGCCATGACCATTACACCAAACTCTAAAAAGAAAAAGACTAAATTGACACAGTTACAGCAGCAACGGAATAATCAGCTTAAAAAAATTAAAGAATTTGAGAAATTGCAACAACAAGAAGGCAATATACTTCATTTAGCAGCTGCCTATTATATTTATACCAAGGATGAAGTTTATTATTTATCGAGCGGTTCTAATCCAAAATATAATTTCTTTAAAGGCGCGTACAGTTTGCAATGGGATATGATTAATTTTGCAATCAATCATCGTATTCCTAGATATAATTTTTATGGTATTACTGGTGACTTCAGTGCAGAAGCGGAAGATTATGGAGTGCAACAATTTAAAAAAGGTTTTAATACACAAGTAGAGGAATATATTGGAGATTTTGTGTTGCCAGTAAATAAGCTATTGTATAAATTATTTACATTAAAGCAACAAGAAAAATAA
- the ahpC gene encoding alkyl hydroperoxide reductase subunit C: MSLINKEILPFTANAYDPKKDEFFEISDENLKGSWSVVCFYPADFSFVCPTELEDLQGQYDKLQELGVNVYSVSTDTHFVHKAWHDHSEAINKIQYQMIGDPSQTITRNFDVLDEELGLAQRGTFIVDPDGVVQAAEINADGIGRDASTLVHKIKAAQYVRQHPGEVCPAKWEEGSETLQPGLDLVGKI, encoded by the coding sequence ATGTCTTTAATCAATAAAGAAATTTTACCATTCACAGCAAATGCTTATGACCCAAAGAAAGATGAATTCTTTGAAATCTCTGACGAAAACTTAAAAGGTTCATGGAGTGTTGTTTGTTTCTACCCAGCAGACTTTTCATTCGTATGTCCTACTGAGTTAGAAGACTTACAAGGTCAATATGATAAATTACAAGAATTAGGAGTTAACGTATATTCAGTATCTACTGATACTCATTTCGTACACAAAGCTTGGCACGACCATTCAGAAGCTATTAACAAAATCCAATATCAAATGATTGGTGACCCTTCTCAAACTATCACTCGTAACTTCGATGTTTTAGATGAAGAATTAGGTCTTGCTCAACGCGGTACTTTCATCGTTGACCCTGATGGTGTTGTTCAAGCAGCAGAAATCAACGCTGACGGAATTGGCCGTGACGCAAGCACATTAGTACACAAAATCAAAGCAGCACAATATGTTCGTCAACATCCAGGCGAAGTTTGCCCAGCAAAATGGGAAGAAGGTTCAGAAACATTACAACCTGGACTTGACTTAGTAGGTAAAATCTAA
- the nfsA gene encoding oxygen-insensitive NADPH nitroreductase, protein MTNYVYDLMKKHHSVRKFKDKPLSNDEIKKLVEAGQSASSSSYLQTYSIIGVDDPQVKNDLKEVSGQPYVVDNGYLFVFVMDYYRHALIEEDKKSDMDVSIGSTEGLLVGTIDAALVAQNIAVAAEDRGYGIVYLGSLRNDVHRVKEILNLPEHTFPLFGMAVGEPADDENGAPKPRLPFEHIFHENQYNSDEQEQRKALEDYDKTVSDYYHKRTNGERNETWSNQIARALGSKQRLDMLDELNRSGFLKR, encoded by the coding sequence GTGACGAATTATGTTTATGACTTAATGAAAAAACACCATTCAGTTAGAAAATTTAAAGACAAACCGCTTTCTAACGACGAAATTAAAAAATTAGTTGAAGCAGGTCAAAGTGCTTCGTCATCTAGTTATTTACAAACTTATTCCATTATAGGTGTCGATGATCCCCAAGTTAAAAATGATTTAAAAGAAGTTTCAGGACAACCATATGTTGTAGACAATGGCTACCTATTTGTATTTGTAATGGATTATTATAGACATGCATTAATAGAAGAAGATAAAAAAAGTGACATGGATGTTTCGATAGGTTCTACCGAAGGGTTATTAGTAGGTACTATTGATGCAGCATTAGTGGCTCAAAATATAGCGGTTGCAGCAGAGGATAGGGGTTATGGCATAGTTTATTTAGGTTCCTTACGTAATGATGTTCATCGCGTGAAAGAAATACTTAATTTACCTGAACATACTTTCCCACTATTTGGTATGGCTGTAGGTGAACCTGCTGATGATGAAAATGGTGCGCCGAAACCACGCTTGCCGTTTGAACATATTTTCCACGAAAATCAATATAATAGTGATGAGCAAGAACAACGTAAAGCATTAGAAGATTACGATAAAACTGTAAGTGATTATTATCATAAGCGTACGAATGGAGAACGTAATGAAACGTGGTCTAATCAAATTGCTCGTGCATTAGGAAGTAAGCAAAGATTAGATATGTTAGATGAATTGAATAGATCAGGTTTCTTAAAGCGTTAA
- a CDS encoding PTS sugar transporter subunit IIB, whose protein sequence is MLKILAACGSGMGSSMVIKMKIEKCLRELDVSDFTVDYCSIGEAKAQANGYDIVFASKYLIQELEGRTTSKLLGLDNLMDDSEIKENLQQVI, encoded by the coding sequence ATGTTAAAAATCTTAGCAGCTTGTGGAAGTGGTATGGGATCATCAATGGTCATAAAAATGAAAATTGAAAAGTGTTTACGTGAACTCGATGTTAGTGATTTTACTGTTGATTACTGTAGCATTGGAGAAGCAAAGGCGCAGGCAAATGGATATGATATCGTGTTTGCTAGTAAATATTTAATACAAGAGTTAGAAGGTAGAACGACGAGTAAATTATTAGGGTTAGATAATTTAATGGATGATTCAGAGATAAAAGAAAATCTACAACAAGTAATTTGA
- a CDS encoding L-ribulose-5-phosphate 3-epimerase, whose translation MNYLGIYEKAMPVSLSIPEKLKYAKQLGFNFIEMSIDESDQRLARLTWSKDNIHKINETQLYEDIYVQSICLSGHRRYPLGSSDENIRNKALEIMFQAIDLAQKIGVRVIQLAGYDVYYETKSQLTAQNFKESLNVALDYAAKKQVILALEIMDDTFLNSISKYIELKEAVSNHPYLKVYPDVGNLSAWPQNNVPNELAKGINDTVAIHLKDTLPVTADFKGKFKDVPFGEGEVDFVEVFQTLQRLKYNGPFLIEMWSENLTDPKEVILNAKTFIEKAIVKSGVHHG comes from the coding sequence ATGAATTATCTAGGTATTTATGAAAAAGCCATGCCTGTATCTTTATCAATACCAGAGAAATTAAAATATGCTAAGCAATTAGGGTTTAACTTTATAGAAATGTCGATTGATGAGTCAGATCAACGATTGGCTAGATTAACGTGGTCTAAAGATAATATTCATAAAATCAATGAAACGCAATTATACGAAGATATTTATGTACAAAGTATATGTTTAAGTGGACACAGAAGATATCCGTTAGGTTCTTCTGACGAGAATATTAGAAATAAGGCTTTGGAAATAATGTTTCAAGCGATCGACTTAGCTCAAAAAATAGGTGTGCGTGTAATTCAATTGGCAGGATATGACGTTTATTATGAGACAAAATCGCAATTAACTGCTCAAAATTTTAAAGAGAGTCTCAACGTTGCCCTAGATTATGCTGCTAAGAAACAGGTGATTTTAGCGCTTGAAATAATGGACGATACATTTTTAAATAGTATTTCTAAATATATTGAGTTAAAAGAAGCGGTAAGTAATCATCCATACTTAAAAGTATATCCAGATGTAGGAAATCTTTCTGCTTGGCCACAAAATAATGTACCAAATGAGTTAGCGAAAGGTATAAATGATACGGTCGCGATCCATTTAAAAGACACATTACCAGTAACGGCTGATTTCAAAGGCAAATTTAAAGATGTTCCTTTTGGTGAGGGGGAAGTGGATTTTGTTGAGGTTTTTCAAACATTACAACGATTAAAATATAATGGGCCATTTTTAATAGAAATGTGGTCGGAAAATTTAACAGACCCTAAAGAAGTAATATTAAATGCCAAAACATTTATTGAAAAAGCAATCGTGAAAAGTGGTGTTCATCATGGATAA
- a CDS encoding L-cystine transporter, with translation MLLTVLNIIIFVAFIIGLSIMAKKHVSFPKRVFSALGVGIVFGIALHLIYGVDSKITKQTTDWLSIAGDGYISLLQMIVIPLIFISIVSAFTKIQIGEKFAKVGMWIFVFLIGTVGIAAIVGILAALAFHLDASSIDLGGAVGSRGSEIASQAKDMSAKTLPQQIIELLPSNPFLDFTGQRATSTIAVVIFAAFIGFAFLRVLRKQPEQGNLLKRGIDAVYALVMAIVTFVLRLTPYGILAIMTKTIATSDFAAIWTLGKFVIATYVALIVMYIIHMIILMILGLNPLTFIKKTGEVLLFAFTSRSSAGSLPLNVQTQKNRLGVPDGIANFSASFGLSIGQNGCAGIYPAMLAIMVAPVAHVEINLQFILSVIGIVIISSFGVAGVGGGATFASILVLSTLNLPVALAGVLISVEPLIDMGRTALNVNDSMLAGVGTSKLTNNLDKDVYHEQSYGELTANS, from the coding sequence ATGTTACTTACTGTTTTAAACATTATTATTTTTGTGGCCTTCATCATCGGATTAAGTATTATGGCTAAAAAACACGTTTCATTTCCTAAACGTGTCTTCTCTGCGTTAGGCGTAGGTATCGTTTTCGGTATTGCGTTACACTTAATTTATGGTGTGGATAGCAAAATAACAAAACAAACTACGGATTGGCTAAGTATTGCTGGAGATGGATATATTTCCCTCTTACAAATGATTGTTATTCCGTTAATATTTATCTCTATCGTTTCCGCATTTACTAAAATTCAAATTGGTGAAAAATTCGCCAAGGTGGGTATGTGGATCTTTGTATTCTTAATAGGAACTGTCGGTATTGCTGCTATTGTTGGTATCTTAGCTGCTCTCGCGTTCCATTTAGATGCTTCATCAATTGATTTAGGCGGTGCAGTAGGTTCTAGAGGTAGTGAAATAGCTAGCCAAGCAAAAGATATGAGTGCTAAAACACTACCACAACAAATCATTGAATTGTTACCAAGTAACCCGTTCTTAGATTTCACTGGTCAACGTGCAACATCAACAATTGCCGTTGTGATTTTCGCAGCGTTTATCGGTTTTGCCTTTCTACGTGTATTACGTAAGCAACCAGAACAAGGCAACCTACTTAAACGTGGTATCGACGCAGTTTATGCGTTAGTAATGGCAATCGTTACTTTCGTGTTACGTTTAACACCTTATGGTATCTTAGCTATTATGACGAAAACAATTGCTACAAGTGACTTTGCAGCAATTTGGACGCTAGGTAAATTTGTTATCGCAACTTATGTAGCATTAATCGTAATGTATATCATTCACATGATTATTCTTATGATTTTAGGATTAAATCCTTTAACGTTCATTAAGAAAACGGGTGAAGTATTACTATTCGCATTCACTTCACGTTCAAGCGCAGGTTCATTACCCTTAAACGTGCAAACTCAAAAAAATCGTCTAGGCGTACCTGACGGCATCGCTAACTTCTCAGCTTCCTTTGGACTTTCAATAGGTCAAAATGGTTGTGCAGGTATTTATCCTGCAATGTTAGCTATTATGGTAGCACCTGTAGCTCACGTTGAAATAAATTTACAGTTTATCTTATCAGTGATTGGTATCGTTATTATTAGTTCATTTGGCGTTGCCGGCGTTGGTGGTGGTGCAACATTCGCATCTATTTTAGTACTATCAACATTAAACTTACCTGTCGCTCTAGCGGGTGTCTTAATTTCTGTAGAACCTCTTATTGATATGGGACGCACAGCATTAAACGTTAATGACTCTATGTTAGCAGGTGTAGGTACATCAAAATTAACTAACAACTTAGATAAAGACGTTTATCATGAACAATCTTACGGAGAATTAACTGCTAATAGTTAA
- the araD gene encoding L-ribulose-5-phosphate 4-epimerase AraD, translating into MDKAIIQRLVYEGNVQLPKNQLVKLTWGNVSMIDRDKGIICIKPSGIPYSKLSPVDMVNTDLEGTVQENQLKPSSDLPTHVYLYKHFPNVNSIVHTHSLHAVVFAQAGKAIRPFGTTHADTFYGPIPCARKLTKEEVEHNYECNTGKVIVETYQSLNITPDAIPAINTQNHGPFIFGTSVKQAIEHTIVLEEVAEMALKTELLAQQNISAIDQFLLDKHYYRKRGENAYYGQ; encoded by the coding sequence ATGGATAAAGCAATAATACAAAGGCTAGTATATGAAGGTAACGTGCAGTTGCCTAAAAATCAGTTGGTGAAATTGACTTGGGGTAACGTGAGTATGATTGATCGCGACAAAGGCATTATTTGTATTAAACCTAGTGGTATACCGTATAGTAAACTATCTCCGGTAGATATGGTTAATACCGATTTAGAAGGCACAGTACAAGAAAATCAACTTAAGCCATCATCAGATTTACCTACACATGTTTATTTATATAAGCATTTTCCAAACGTCAACAGTATAGTGCATACACACTCATTACATGCAGTAGTTTTCGCACAAGCAGGTAAAGCAATCAGGCCTTTCGGAACGACACATGCCGACACTTTTTACGGTCCGATACCTTGTGCTAGAAAGTTAACAAAAGAAGAAGTTGAACATAATTATGAGTGCAATACAGGCAAAGTCATAGTAGAAACCTATCAGTCTTTAAATATCACTCCAGACGCGATACCAGCCATTAATACACAAAATCATGGACCATTTATATTCGGAACATCGGTAAAGCAAGCGATAGAACATACAATTGTTTTAGAAGAAGTTGCAGAGATGGCATTAAAAACAGAATTATTAGCACAACAGAACATTTCTGCAATAGATCAATTTTTATTGGATAAACACTATTATAGGAAGCGTGGGGAAAATGCCTACTATGGCCAGTAA
- the ahpF gene encoding alkyl hydroperoxide reductase subunit F, which yields MLNDELKSQLKQLLQLMEGDVELRASLGSDDKSKELKELLDEVSSMSSNISVEEADLKRTPSFTVNRPGEDTGITFAGLPMGHEFNSLVLALLQVSGRPPKEEQAVIDQIKALDRPLHFETYISLTCQKCPDVVQALNLMSLLNPNITHTMIDGAIFKEESENIMAVPAIFLNGEEFGNGRMSVQDILTSLGSQADPSEFNDKAPYDVLILGGGPASGTSAIYTARKGLRTGIVADRIGGQVNDTAAIENFVTVKETDGPKFSSALEDHIKQYDDIDVMTGVRASGIEKTDDDIVITLDNDAQLHSKTVIIATGARWRKLQVPGEDELINKGVAFCPHCDGPLFEGKDVAVVGGGNSGVEAAIDLAGIVKHVTLLERNAELKADDVLQQRLNSLSNVTVIKQAQTTEVIGEDSVTGLKYNDISTNEEHTIELDGIFVQIGLLPNTEWLDEYVELNEAKEITIDRKNATSVPGIFAAGDVTDDRNKQIIISMGAGANAALNAFDYIIRH from the coding sequence ATGCTAAATGATGAGTTGAAATCACAACTTAAGCAATTACTTCAATTAATGGAAGGTGACGTAGAATTAAGAGCAAGTCTTGGTTCTGACGATAAATCTAAAGAGTTAAAAGAACTTTTAGATGAAGTTTCAAGCATGTCATCTAACATTAGTGTAGAAGAAGCTGATCTAAAACGTACGCCTAGCTTTACAGTAAATCGTCCAGGCGAAGATACTGGCATTACTTTCGCAGGTTTACCAATGGGTCACGAATTTAACTCACTTGTTCTAGCTTTATTACAAGTTAGTGGTCGCCCACCAAAAGAAGAACAAGCAGTTATAGATCAAATCAAAGCACTAGACCGTCCACTACATTTTGAAACTTATATCAGTTTAACTTGTCAAAAATGTCCTGACGTAGTCCAAGCTTTAAATTTAATGAGTTTATTAAACCCTAATATCACTCATACAATGATTGACGGAGCTATCTTTAAAGAAGAATCCGAAAATATCATGGCTGTCCCTGCTATTTTCCTAAATGGAGAAGAGTTTGGAAATGGCCGTATGTCAGTACAAGATATTCTAACTAGTTTAGGTAGCCAAGCTGACCCATCTGAATTTAACGACAAAGCACCTTACGATGTTTTAATCCTTGGCGGTGGCCCTGCAAGTGGTACTTCTGCCATTTATACAGCTCGTAAAGGATTACGCACAGGTATCGTTGCTGACCGCATTGGCGGACAAGTTAATGATACTGCTGCTATTGAAAACTTTGTAACAGTTAAAGAAACAGATGGACCAAAATTCTCATCTGCTTTAGAAGATCATATTAAACAATATGATGATATCGATGTTATGACTGGCGTTCGTGCTAGTGGTATCGAAAAAACAGATGATGACATCGTTATTACTTTAGATAACGATGCGCAATTACACAGTAAAACTGTAATTATTGCTACTGGTGCACGTTGGCGTAAACTACAAGTTCCTGGTGAAGATGAGCTTATCAATAAAGGTGTAGCATTCTGTCCTCACTGTGATGGCCCTTTATTCGAAGGTAAAGATGTTGCAGTTGTCGGCGGAGGTAACTCTGGCGTTGAAGCTGCCATTGATTTAGCAGGAATAGTTAAACATGTAACTTTATTAGAAAGAAATGCAGAGTTAAAAGCTGACGATGTATTACAACAACGATTAAACTCTCTATCAAACGTAACAGTTATTAAACAAGCTCAAACTACCGAAGTTATTGGTGAAGATTCAGTAACTGGTTTAAAATATAATGATATTAGTACAAATGAAGAGCATACCATTGAATTAGACGGTATTTTCGTTCAAATTGGCTTATTACCTAACACTGAATGGTTAGATGAATATGTAGAATTGAATGAAGCTAAAGAAATTACGATTGACCGTAAAAATGCGACAAGTGTTCCTGGCATATTTGCCGCTGGTGACGTAACAGATGACCGTAATAAACAAATCATTATTTCAATGGGTGCAGGCGCAAATGCTGCATTAAATGCTTTTGATTATATTATTCGTCACTAA
- a CDS encoding NDxxF motif lipoprotein, protein MKKRILLSLIMVLAVVLAACSNDEDHDDNQHSEKHAPKNVKVLTEKDIFHSNKSGENISEEEMNNAIKKYLEVNSVILDNKYLMQYKLDRQSNSDKKITDKQSKRLSDLSRNAVKNDVRFKKFVENNNLPKGYKTNVDRIIKYFTSLNSTIKNVDDDIEQLDYQPQNELNVVDVSTKYAGQVNGKQQAKIKKFLKSKDISTKAIDK, encoded by the coding sequence ATGAAAAAGCGTATTTTATTATCGCTCATTATGGTATTAGCCGTTGTACTAGCTGCTTGTTCAAACGATGAAGATCATGATGATAACCAACATAGCGAAAAACATGCACCTAAAAACGTAAAAGTACTTACCGAAAAAGATATTTTCCATTCTAATAAAAGCGGGGAAAATATTAGCGAAGAAGAAATGAATAATGCTATCAAAAAATATCTAGAGGTTAACTCAGTAATTCTTGATAACAAATATTTAATGCAGTACAAATTAGACAGACAATCAAATTCAGATAAAAAAATTACGGATAAACAGTCAAAACGCCTTTCAGACTTATCACGTAATGCAGTCAAAAATGATGTTAGATTTAAAAAATTCGTCGAAAACAATAATCTTCCTAAAGGTTACAAGACAAATGTAGATCGCATCATCAAATATTTCACTTCATTAAACAGTACGATTAAAAACGTCGATGATGATATCGAACAACTTGATTACCAACCACAAAATGAATTAAATGTAGTCGATGTCTCTACTAAATACGCTGGACAAGTAAACGGTAAACAACAAGCAAAAATTAAGAAATTCTTAAAATCAAAAGATATTAGTACTAAAGCTATAGATAAATAG